A single Paratractidigestivibacter faecalis DNA region contains:
- the yfcE gene encoding phosphodiesterase: MKLVIASDIHGAAEWCERLMAQVEELNPDRVVLLGDLLYHGPRNDLPSDYAPKRVIEMLNSIADQVIAVRGNCEAEVDQMVLSFPCMADHNALIDPAAGSKTLFFTHGHVYGPGLHNSVDKWPALPAGSALVYGHTHKKVLQEVEGHPGITVFNPGSVGIPKDGTHSFGVYENGVFSHRILGE; this comes from the coding sequence ATGAAGCTCGTCATTGCGTCTGACATCCACGGTGCCGCGGAGTGGTGCGAGCGGCTGATGGCCCAGGTCGAGGAGCTGAACCCCGACCGCGTGGTCCTGCTGGGAGACCTTCTCTACCACGGCCCGCGAAACGACCTGCCGTCCGACTACGCGCCCAAGCGTGTCATCGAGATGCTCAACTCCATTGCCGACCAGGTCATCGCCGTGCGCGGCAACTGCGAGGCCGAGGTCGACCAGATGGTCCTCTCCTTTCCCTGCATGGCTGACCACAACGCGCTGATTGACCCCGCCGCCGGCAGCAAGACCCTTTTCTTCACGCACGGTCACGTCTACGGGCCGGGCCTTCACAACAGCGTGGACAAGTGGCCCGCGCTGCCTGCTGGCTCCGCGCTGGTCTATGGCCACACGCACAAGAAGGTCCTGCAGGAGGTCGAGGGGCACCCGGGCATCACCGTCTTCAACCCCGGCTCGGTGGGCATTCCCAAGGACGGCACCCACAGCTTTGGCGTCTACGAGAACGGCGTCTTCTCCCACCGCATCCTCGGCGAGTAG
- a CDS encoding helix-turn-helix transcriptional regulator — MSQFTPHLRATRNMAQEQLAMLLGVSRQSVTKWEAEMSCPEMDKLIKISQLFACTLDDLVTGDPTQRLSDDLSDQEINAPLTEREGAHPPEPLQPSPSTSRP; from the coding sequence ATGTCGCAATTCACCCCTCACCTGCGCGCCACGCGTAACATGGCCCAAGAGCAGCTCGCCATGCTGCTAGGCGTTTCACGCCAGTCGGTCACAAAATGGGAGGCCGAGATGAGCTGCCCAGAGATGGACAAGCTCATCAAAATCTCCCAGCTCTTTGCCTGCACGCTTGACGATCTCGTGACCGGCGACCCCACTCAACGTCTCTCCGATGATCTTTCTGACCAGGAGATCAACGCCCCCCTCACTGAGCGAGAAGGAGCGCATCCGCCTGAGCCATTGCAACCCTCGCCTTCAACCTCCCGCCCGTAG
- a CDS encoding DEAD/DEAH box helicase, translating into MTTSFAELGLNEQILAGVDALGFSMPTPVQAGAIPEILAGRDVVASAQTGTGKTAAFALPTLQRIADKSGRGPHALVVTPTRELAAQIDDVVKVVCQKTGQRAVIVMGGAKFDKQIAALEKGCDLLVATPGRLLDLMEHNHVSLAGVEVLVLDEADRMLDMGFWPSVRRIMHALPEQHQTLLFSATIPPSIKSTIDAMLHEPAVVEISRVGETADTVEEHLCPVTQAQKPELLRALLDTGGASGQRPERVLVFCRTKHRVDDVSAMLKNAQVKVDVMHADRPQQARARALERFREGKVQVLVATDVMSRGIDVAGVDAVVNFDVPMDPEDYVHRIGRTGRAGATGHAYTFVAPDEISPLREIEYFTKKLVPVWDLPGFSYDAGRIVPQEGRSTKKPSRTMFSGSRARGRGISGGRYGRHY; encoded by the coding sequence ATGACTACTTCATTTGCCGAGCTCGGGCTAAACGAGCAGATTCTGGCCGGGGTCGACGCCCTTGGCTTCTCCATGCCGACGCCGGTGCAGGCCGGCGCCATCCCCGAGATCCTGGCGGGCAGGGACGTCGTTGCCTCCGCCCAGACCGGAACGGGCAAGACCGCCGCATTTGCCCTGCCCACGCTACAGCGCATTGCCGACAAGTCCGGCCGCGGCCCCCACGCGCTGGTGGTGACCCCCACGCGCGAGCTTGCCGCGCAGATTGACGACGTAGTGAAGGTCGTCTGCCAGAAGACCGGGCAGCGCGCCGTCATCGTCATGGGCGGCGCCAAGTTCGACAAGCAGATCGCCGCGCTGGAGAAGGGCTGCGACCTGCTGGTCGCCACCCCCGGCCGTCTGCTTGACCTCATGGAGCACAACCACGTGAGCCTGGCCGGCGTGGAGGTCCTCGTCCTGGACGAGGCCGACCGCATGCTGGACATGGGCTTCTGGCCCTCCGTGCGCCGCATCATGCACGCGCTGCCGGAGCAGCACCAGACGCTGCTCTTCTCGGCAACCATTCCGCCCTCCATCAAGAGCACCATCGATGCCATGCTGCACGAGCCTGCCGTGGTGGAGATTTCCCGCGTGGGCGAGACGGCCGACACCGTGGAGGAGCACCTCTGCCCCGTGACCCAGGCGCAGAAGCCCGAGCTGCTGCGCGCGCTGCTGGACACCGGCGGCGCCTCCGGCCAGCGACCCGAGCGCGTGCTGGTCTTCTGCCGCACCAAGCACCGCGTGGACGATGTGAGCGCCATGCTCAAGAACGCCCAGGTCAAGGTCGATGTCATGCATGCAGACCGCCCACAGCAGGCCCGCGCCCGCGCATTGGAGCGCTTCCGCGAGGGCAAGGTCCAGGTGCTCGTGGCCACCGACGTCATGAGTCGCGGCATCGACGTGGCGGGCGTGGACGCGGTCGTCAACTTCGACGTGCCCATGGACCCGGAGGACTACGTGCACCGCATCGGCCGCACGGGCCGCGCCGGCGCCACCGGCCACGCCTACACCTTCGTGGCTCCCGACGAGATCAGCCCGCTGAGGGAGATCGAGTACTTCACCAAGAAGCTCGTCCCCGTGTGGGACCTGCCTGGGTTCTCCTACGACGCCGGGCGCATCGTGCCGCAGGAGGGCCGCTCAACCAAGAAGCCCAGCCGCACCATGTTCAGCGGGTCGCGCGCCCGTGGACGCGGCATCAGCGGCGGCCGCTACGGCAGGCACTACTAA
- a CDS encoding IS3 family transposase, which yields MYSSDERDAILGLWRESGRPAHRFARESGLASAESIRRWASGDLGVGWHAPYTLAQRADAARRALAGEDPAEVAASIGCHPETVRGWARAAGREGEVSLANGRGAPRVPPPADPGDLEALRAENRALRLELARAEAVLDVLKGGGPGRGPDSLTAAERALVADALRPGFGLEDALRAAGVARSTYYYHRARRGAPDRLAALRARVRALFEAGGGAWGYRTIWARLRLDPDEPLAVSEKVVRRVMREEGLEVRYLRRRRRWSSYAGEVSEAPPNLPLRPDGTHDFSASRPNELWVTDVTMFTIGSGRCWLSPVVDCFDGAVVAWTLSESPDARMADSMLEAAASTLAAGERPVVHTDRGCHYRWPGWAAICERHGLVRSMSRKGRSPDNAAAEGFFGRLKQEFYHGRDWSGVGFEEFRRRLAGYLAYYNSGRIKRSLGWRSPEQYRRDLGYSLRSV from the coding sequence ATGTACTCGAGCGACGAGAGGGACGCCATCCTGGGGCTCTGGCGCGAGTCCGGCCGGCCGGCCCACAGGTTCGCCAGGGAGTCGGGGCTCGCCTCCGCCGAGTCGATCAGGCGCTGGGCGTCCGGCGACCTGGGCGTCGGCTGGCACGCCCCCTATACTCTTGCCCAGAGGGCCGACGCCGCGCGCAGGGCGCTCGCCGGGGAGGACCCCGCCGAGGTCGCCGCGTCGATCGGCTGCCACCCGGAGACCGTGCGCGGCTGGGCCCGCGCCGCGGGGAGGGAGGGCGAGGTGTCGCTCGCGAACGGACGGGGCGCCCCGCGCGTGCCGCCGCCGGCCGACCCCGGGGACCTGGAGGCCCTCAGGGCCGAGAACCGGGCCCTGAGGCTGGAGCTCGCCAGGGCCGAGGCGGTGTTGGACGTCCTAAAAGGAGGCGGCCCGGGGCGGGGCCCGGACTCGCTGACGGCGGCGGAGAGGGCGCTGGTCGCCGACGCCCTTAGGCCCGGGTTCGGCCTGGAGGACGCCCTGCGCGCGGCCGGCGTGGCGCGCAGCACCTACTACTACCACCGCGCCCGCAGGGGCGCCCCCGACCGCCTGGCCGCCCTGAGGGCGCGGGTGCGCGCCCTGTTCGAGGCCGGGGGCGGGGCCTGGGGCTACCGCACGATATGGGCGAGGCTGCGCCTGGACCCCGACGAGCCCCTGGCGGTCTCCGAGAAGGTCGTGAGGCGCGTCATGCGCGAGGAGGGGCTCGAGGTGCGCTACCTGAGGCGCCGCAGGCGCTGGAGCAGCTATGCCGGCGAGGTCTCCGAGGCCCCTCCCAACCTGCCGCTGCGCCCCGACGGCACCCACGACTTCTCCGCCTCGCGCCCCAACGAGCTGTGGGTCACCGACGTCACCATGTTCACGATAGGGTCGGGGCGCTGCTGGCTGTCGCCGGTGGTCGACTGCTTCGACGGGGCGGTCGTGGCGTGGACCCTGTCGGAGTCCCCCGACGCCCGCATGGCCGACTCGATGCTGGAGGCGGCGGCCTCGACGCTCGCGGCCGGCGAGCGGCCCGTGGTCCACACCGACCGCGGCTGCCACTACAGGTGGCCGGGCTGGGCGGCGATATGCGAGCGCCACGGCCTGGTGCGCAGCATGTCGAGGAAGGGCCGCAGCCCCGACAACGCCGCGGCCGAGGGCTTCTTCGGCCGGCTCAAGCAGGAGTTCTACCACGGCAGGGACTGGTCCGGGGTGGGCTTCGAGGAGTTCCGGCGGCGCCTGGCGGGCTACCTCGCCTACTACAACTCGGGCAGGATCAAGCGGAGCCTGGGGTGGAGGAGCCCGGAGCAGTACCGCAGGGACCTGGGGTACTCTCTCCGTAGTGTCTAA
- the dnaK gene encoding molecular chaperone DnaK, with protein sequence MGKILGIDLGTTNSAMAVLEGGEPTIIVNAEGDRTTPSVVGFRADGDRIVGKAAKNQAVTNPTNTVFSIKRFMGRRYDECTSELKTVPYNVKSGTGNRAVVEIEGEDFTPEQISAMILSKMKADAEKYLGEPVTDAVITVPAYFNDAQRQATKDAGKIAGLNVQRIVNEPTAAALAYGLDKQDKDQKVLVFDLGGGTFDVSLLDLADGVVEVLATNGDNHLGGDDWDQRVMDWMADKFQQENGVDLRKDPMALQRLKEAAENAKKELSAAQQATINLPFITMNQSGPLHLNYTLTRAEFEKITRDLLDRCKTPVTKALKDANLQISQVDEVILVGGSSRMPAVQELVKQMTGKQPNMSVNPDEVVADGAAVQGGVLTGDVSGILLLDVTPLSLGVETMGGVMTKMIDRNTTIPTSKTEVYSTAADNQTSVEINVLQGEREMAADNKSLGKFNLSGIPAARRGVPQIEVTFDIDANGIVKVTAKDKATGKSQQITISGSTALSDDEVDRMVKDAESHAEEDKKHKDEIEVRNQTDSLAYSAEQTLADLGDKVPADQKKEVEDAIAEAKKSLEGTDIDAIKAAGEKLTAASQKLAQVVYSATQDATAAGADAAPSDDDVVDADYEVVDDDKDNK encoded by the coding sequence ATGGGCAAGATCCTTGGCATCGACCTTGGCACCACCAACTCCGCCATGGCAGTTCTTGAGGGCGGCGAGCCCACCATCATCGTCAACGCCGAGGGTGACCGCACCACCCCGTCCGTCGTCGGCTTCCGCGCTGACGGTGACCGCATCGTCGGCAAGGCCGCCAAGAACCAGGCCGTGACCAACCCCACTAACACCGTGTTCTCCATCAAGCGCTTCATGGGCCGTCGCTACGACGAGTGCACCTCCGAGCTCAAGACCGTCCCGTACAACGTCAAGTCCGGCACCGGCAACCGTGCTGTCGTTGAGATCGAGGGCGAGGACTTCACCCCCGAGCAGATCAGCGCCATGATCCTCTCCAAGATGAAGGCCGACGCCGAGAAGTACCTGGGCGAGCCCGTTACCGACGCCGTCATCACCGTCCCGGCCTACTTCAACGACGCCCAGCGCCAGGCCACCAAGGACGCCGGCAAGATCGCCGGCCTGAACGTCCAGCGCATCGTCAACGAGCCCACCGCTGCGGCCCTGGCCTATGGCCTGGACAAGCAGGACAAGGACCAGAAGGTCCTCGTCTTCGACCTGGGCGGCGGCACCTTCGACGTCTCCCTGCTCGACCTCGCTGACGGCGTCGTCGAGGTCCTGGCCACCAACGGCGACAACCACCTCGGCGGCGACGACTGGGACCAGCGCGTCATGGATTGGATGGCCGACAAGTTCCAGCAGGAGAACGGCGTTGACCTCCGCAAGGATCCCATGGCCCTGCAGCGTCTGAAGGAGGCTGCCGAGAACGCCAAGAAGGAGCTCTCCGCCGCCCAGCAGGCCACCATCAACCTGCCCTTCATCACCATGAACCAGAGCGGCCCGCTGCACCTCAACTACACGCTGACCCGCGCCGAGTTTGAGAAGATCACCCGTGACCTGCTCGACCGCTGCAAGACCCCGGTCACCAAGGCCCTCAAGGACGCCAACCTCCAGATCTCCCAGGTTGACGAGGTCATCCTCGTCGGCGGCTCCAGCCGTATGCCCGCCGTCCAGGAGCTCGTCAAGCAGATGACCGGCAAGCAGCCCAACATGTCCGTCAACCCGGACGAGGTCGTTGCCGACGGCGCCGCCGTCCAGGGCGGCGTCCTGACCGGCGATGTCTCTGGCATCCTGCTGCTCGACGTCACCCCGCTTTCCCTGGGCGTCGAGACCATGGGCGGCGTCATGACCAAGATGATCGACCGCAACACCACCATCCCGACCTCCAAGACCGAGGTCTACTCCACCGCTGCGGACAACCAGACCTCCGTCGAGATCAACGTCCTGCAGGGCGAGCGTGAGATGGCCGCCGACAACAAGTCCCTCGGCAAGTTCAACCTGAGCGGCATCCCGGCTGCCCGCCGCGGCGTCCCGCAGATCGAGGTCACCTTCGACATCGACGCCAACGGCATCGTGAAGGTCACCGCCAAGGATAAGGCCACCGGCAAGTCCCAGCAGATCACCATCTCTGGTTCCACCGCCCTGTCTGACGACGAGGTCGACCGCATGGTGAAGGACGCCGAGTCCCACGCCGAGGAGGACAAGAAGCACAAGGACGAGATTGAGGTCCGCAACCAGACCGACTCTTTGGCCTACAGCGCCGAGCAGACCCTCGCCGACCTGGGCGACAAAGTCCCCGCTGACCAGAAGAAGGAGGTCGAGGACGCAATCGCCGAGGCCAAGAAGTCCCTCGAGGGCACTGACATCGACGCCATCAAGGCCGCCGGCGAGAAGCTGACCGCCGCCAGCCAGAAGCTCGCGCAGGTCGTCTACTCCGCCACGCAGGACGCCACGGCCGCCGGTGCCGACGCCGCCCCGTCCGACGACGACGTTGTCGACGCCGACTACGAGGTCGTCGACGACGACAAGGACAACAAGTAA
- a CDS encoding nucleotide exchange factor GrpE, whose product MKVPIEVEGEEPMDKDEQATQAAAEQDVAEEPVAQDVDPNDEQALIDAAKRAGEEAAEKELAADASKIRAERDELQKKLADVEDQIEAAKKQATDASERLVRLQADWDNYRRRTATERLAEKERAAEKLVCALLPVLDDMERALDHAGNADGDDQMQSFVDGVSAVHDKMLDILAKEGVEPIDPAGQAFEPLSHQAVGRVEDKDAYDETVAQVYQKGYKMGEKVIRTAMVTVTFGGPKRPAEEPAAEGDAADADASNQ is encoded by the coding sequence GTGAAGGTGCCCATCGAGGTTGAGGGCGAGGAGCCCATGGACAAGGACGAGCAGGCCACGCAGGCCGCGGCCGAGCAGGACGTCGCCGAGGAGCCCGTCGCTCAGGACGTTGACCCCAACGACGAGCAGGCACTTATCGACGCGGCAAAGCGCGCGGGCGAGGAGGCTGCCGAGAAGGAGCTCGCCGCCGACGCGAGCAAGATCCGTGCCGAGCGCGACGAGCTGCAGAAGAAGCTCGCCGACGTCGAGGACCAGATCGAGGCGGCAAAGAAGCAGGCCACGGACGCCTCCGAGCGCTTGGTCCGCCTGCAGGCCGACTGGGACAACTACCGCCGCCGCACGGCGACGGAGCGCCTGGCCGAGAAGGAGCGCGCGGCAGAGAAGCTGGTCTGCGCGCTTCTCCCCGTGCTTGACGACATGGAGCGCGCGCTGGACCACGCCGGCAACGCCGACGGCGACGACCAGATGCAGAGCTTCGTCGACGGCGTCTCCGCCGTGCACGACAAGATGCTCGACATCCTGGCAAAGGAGGGCGTCGAGCCCATCGACCCCGCCGGTCAGGCCTTCGAGCCCCTCTCGCACCAGGCCGTCGGCCGCGTCGAGGACAAGGACGCCTACGACGAGACGGTGGCCCAGGTCTACCAGAAGGGCTACAAGATGGGCGAGAAGGTCATTCGCACCGCAATGGTGACCGTGACCTTCGGCGGCCCCAAGCGCCCCGCCGAGGAGCCTGCGGCCGAGGGCGACGCCGCGGACGCCGATGCCAGCAATCAGTAA
- a CDS encoding homoserine O-succinyltransferase, whose product MPINIPDGLPAKQILHQERIFALEEEVAETQQIRPLRVAILNLMPKKVETETQILRLISKSPLQVSCDFMRVSSHESTHVSADHLVKFYDTFESFQDKYYDGLIITGAPVEHMAFEDVDYWDEFCKIVDWSQTHVFSTMYLCWGALGALWHLYQIPKRPLGAKLFGVFQQKLCDEYNFLTNGFDEVHYMPHSRHAAIDTTELAKHPELHVLSEGFTSGPAILATRDFHEVYVTGHFEYGRDTLADEFWRDFHKGLPIRVPENYFPEDDPEKQPLFTWRAHANLLYRNWLNWIYQMTPYEVEKIPEAIADLRGRANGLVDKF is encoded by the coding sequence ATGCCCATCAACATCCCCGACGGACTCCCCGCCAAGCAGATCCTGCACCAGGAGCGCATCTTTGCCCTGGAGGAGGAGGTCGCCGAGACCCAGCAGATCCGCCCGCTTCGCGTCGCCATCCTGAACCTCATGCCCAAGAAGGTGGAGACCGAGACCCAGATCCTGCGCCTCATCTCAAAGTCCCCGCTGCAGGTGAGCTGCGACTTCATGCGCGTCTCCAGCCACGAGTCCACGCACGTCTCGGCCGACCACCTGGTGAAGTTCTACGACACCTTCGAGTCCTTCCAGGACAAGTATTACGACGGCCTCATCATCACCGGCGCCCCCGTGGAGCACATGGCCTTTGAGGACGTGGACTACTGGGACGAGTTCTGCAAGATCGTGGACTGGAGCCAGACGCACGTCTTCTCCACCATGTACCTGTGCTGGGGCGCGCTCGGCGCCCTGTGGCACCTGTACCAGATTCCCAAGCGCCCGCTGGGTGCCAAGCTCTTTGGAGTCTTCCAGCAGAAGCTCTGCGACGAGTACAACTTCCTCACCAACGGCTTTGACGAGGTGCACTACATGCCGCACTCCCGTCATGCCGCCATCGACACCACCGAGCTGGCCAAGCACCCCGAGCTGCACGTGCTTTCCGAGGGCTTCACCAGTGGCCCGGCCATCCTGGCCACGCGCGACTTCCACGAGGTCTACGTGACCGGCCACTTTGAGTACGGCCGCGACACCCTGGCCGACGAGTTCTGGCGCGACTTCCACAAGGGTCTGCCCATCCGCGTGCCCGAGAACTACTTCCCCGAGGACGACCCCGAGAAGCAGCCGCTCTTCACCTGGCGCGCGCACGCCAACCTGCTCTACCGCAACTGGCTCAACTGGATCTACCAGATGACGCCCTATGAGGTGGAGAAGATCCCGGAGGCCATCGCCGACCTGCGCGGCCGCGCCAACGGCCTCGTGGACAAGTTCTAG
- a CDS encoding ATP-binding protein, with protein sequence MLKRKAWDKMLSWKQNHTAQALLVAGARQVGKTYLIRQFAEQNYRHVVHFDLIDQSDLRDALNLARSSRELFLTLSAYAGEQMVPGETVIFIDEVQECSEALTLVKYLVQREGFDYILSGSLLGVELRDVRSLPVGYLQIVDMYPLDFEEFCWANGLGKEAWEEARAAFLEVRPVFNAVHERLVSLFHWYLLVGGMPQAVSAFVEDENIAQVRELQNSVLRLYRYDISKHAPESRRLAIKEIYDQVPAQLDSQSKRFNFSALAPRGTYERYSEGFLWLVDAGVTIPVRNVSEPKPPLRLSEDRSFFKLFMNDVGLLSAACGMEAARSILADDVNINYGSIYENAVAQELVAHGRGARFFRNRKQGELDFVTEVSGKVVPVEVKSGKSYKRHSALTNVLATENYGIERAIVLCEDNVSSEGRITYYPIYMVAFI encoded by the coding sequence ATGCTTAAGCGTAAAGCCTGGGACAAAATGCTCTCGTGGAAGCAGAACCACACTGCACAGGCGCTTCTCGTCGCGGGTGCTCGACAGGTTGGCAAGACGTATCTCATTAGGCAATTTGCGGAGCAGAACTACCGTCATGTTGTTCACTTTGATCTTATTGACCAGAGCGATCTGCGAGATGCGCTCAACCTGGCAAGAAGCTCGCGCGAGTTGTTCCTGACGCTCTCCGCCTATGCGGGCGAGCAAATGGTTCCTGGGGAGACCGTGATATTTATTGACGAGGTTCAAGAGTGCTCGGAAGCTCTGACCCTTGTGAAGTACCTCGTTCAGCGTGAGGGGTTCGACTATATCCTCTCTGGCTCTCTTTTGGGTGTCGAGCTGAGAGACGTCCGCTCGCTGCCGGTCGGCTATCTGCAGATCGTTGATATGTACCCCTTGGATTTTGAGGAATTTTGCTGGGCGAATGGCCTAGGAAAAGAGGCGTGGGAAGAGGCTCGCGCGGCATTCCTGGAGGTGCGTCCCGTCTTCAATGCCGTTCATGAAAGGCTGGTATCCCTATTCCATTGGTATCTTCTGGTGGGGGGGATGCCTCAAGCGGTGTCGGCGTTTGTCGAAGACGAAAACATCGCTCAAGTCCGGGAGCTTCAAAACTCTGTGCTTCGTCTCTATAGATATGACATTTCAAAGCATGCGCCTGAGTCTCGTAGGCTGGCGATAAAGGAGATTTACGACCAAGTGCCGGCGCAGCTCGACTCGCAGTCAAAGAGGTTTAACTTTTCGGCCCTCGCGCCAAGGGGAACATACGAGCGGTATTCTGAGGGCTTCCTTTGGCTTGTCGACGCGGGCGTGACCATTCCGGTGAGGAACGTGTCTGAGCCGAAGCCGCCCCTGCGTCTTTCTGAAGATAGAAGCTTCTTTAAGCTCTTTATGAATGACGTGGGTCTTCTGTCGGCCGCCTGCGGCATGGAGGCGGCAAGAAGCATTCTTGCCGACGACGTGAACATCAATTACGGGTCCATATACGAAAACGCGGTTGCCCAGGAGCTGGTGGCCCATGGACGGGGGGCGCGGTTCTTTAGAAATCGCAAGCAGGGGGAGCTCGACTTTGTGACCGAGGTCTCTGGCAAGGTGGTTCCCGTTGAGGTCAAATCCGGAAAGAGCTACAAGCGGCACAGCGCTCTGACAAATGTCCTTGCAACGGAGAACTATGGAATCGAGAGGGCCATCGTTTTGTGCGAAGACAACGTGAGCAGTGAAGGAAGAATTACGTACTATCCAATCTATATGGTTGCGTTCATTTAG